Within the Streptomyces sp. NBC_00554 genome, the region ATGATCCCGCGGCCGGCCTCGCGCTGCGCCCGCGCCAAGTGGTCGCGGACCTCGGGGAGTTTGTCACCCATGACCACGATCTCCATGCTGAGGTGCCACAGCGAGCCGGGCGCCCGCATCGTGTGGATGATGTTCGACCAGACCTCCTGGAACCGCTCGAGAGAGCCCGGCGCGGCACCCTTGCTGACGCCCGCGCCGGGGTCGAAGGCACCGGACAGGTCCTCCACCAGGGAGACGTACGCGTCCGCGAGGAGCTTGTCCTTCGATCCGTAGTGGTAGCCGATCGAGGCGAGGTTCGTCCCCGACTCCTTCACGATGTCGCGCGCCGTCGTACGCACGAACCCCTTCTCCAGCAGGCAGCGCTTGGCGCCTTCGAGCAGATCCTCACGGTGTCCCATGGGCGACAGCGTACTCCCGATCCAGACAACCGTCCCATACCTACGTCTTACACATTCGTACTAGACAAGCGTTTAAGACGCTCGTACAGTCCCTGTCATGACGAACCAGCAGAACCCGACGAGCTCGACGAACACGCCCGCCGCCCGTGCGGGCCGCCGCGAATGGACCGCCCTCGGCGTCCTGATGCTTCCGCTGCTCCTGGTCTCCATGGACGTCTCCGTCCTCTACTTCGCGATCCCCTCGATCAGCGCGGACCTGGAGCCGAGCGGCACCCAGCAACTCTGGATCTTCGACATCTACGCGTTCGTGCTCGCGGGCCTCCTGATGACGATGGGCTCGCTCGGCGACCGCATCGGCAGCCGCAAGCTCCTCCTCTTCGGCGCCGCCGCCTTCGGCACGGCCTCGCTGGTCGCCGCCTATGCCAACAGCGCCGAGACCCTGATCGCGGCCCGCGCGGTGCTCGGCATCGGCGGCGCGACGCTGATGCCGTCGACGATGGCGCTGGTCCGCACGATGTTCACGGACGCCGGGCAGCGCGCGAAGGCGGTCGGCCTGTGGTCCGGCGTCATGACCGGGGGCGTCGCCCTCGGTTCGGTGATGAGCGGCGTACTCGTCGAGTACTTCTGGTGGGGCTCGGTCTTCCTGGTCAACCTGCCCGCGATGGCGCTGCTGCTGGTACTCGGCCCGATCCTGCTCCCTGAGTCCAGGAACCCCGAGCCCGGCCGCTTCGACCTCCTCAGCGTGCCGCTCTCGATGGCCGCCGTGCTGCCCGTGATCTTCGGCCTGAAGGAGCTCACGGCCGAGGGCTGGCACCCCGAGTACGTCCTCTCGGTCACCGTCGGCCTCTTCTTCGCCTACCTCTTCGTACAGCGCCAGCGCACCGCGAAGTCCCCGCTGATCTCGCCCGCCCTGTTCCGCGGCCACGGATTCACACCCGCGGTCGTCCTCAACCTCATCTCGGCGTTCGGGATGATGGGTTCGGCGTACTTCACGACCCAGTACATCCAGTCGGTGCTCGGCAAGAGCGCGTTGGAGGCCGCGCTCTGGGCGCTGCTCCCCTCCGTACTCATCGGCGTCGCGGCGCCGGTCACCACCCAGCTCGTGCAGAAGGGCGTCAACCGTGCGTACGTCGTCACCGCGGGCTTCGTCGTCGCCGCGTGCGGCTATGGTCTGCTGGCCCTCGCCGGGACCGACTCGATGTGGCTGGTGCTCGTCGGCGCCGGCGTACTCGCCTCCGGAATCGTCACCGTGATGTCCCAGATGATGGACCTCGCCCTGGGCACCGTCCCCGTCGGCAACGCGGGCGCCGCCTCCTCCCTCCTGGAAACGGGCACGGAGTTCGGCGGCGCCCTGGGCATGGCCGTCCTGGGCTCCATCGGCACCGCGGTCTACCGCAACGAGGTCCCCTCGGACGCACCGGCCGCGGCCCACGAGACCCTC harbors:
- a CDS encoding TetR/AcrR family transcriptional regulator, with the translated sequence MGHREDLLEGAKRCLLEKGFVRTTARDIVKESGTNLASIGYHYGSKDKLLADAYVSLVEDLSGAFDPGAGVSKGAAPGSLERFQEVWSNIIHTMRAPGSLWHLSMEIVVMGDKLPEVRDHLARAQREAGRGIIPLLMGGREEDVTDDDIDSVGMFYNTLMTGLIAQWTFDPATAPDADQLTEGLRRVMEAAARHAD
- a CDS encoding MFS transporter; protein product: MTNQQNPTSSTNTPAARAGRREWTALGVLMLPLLLVSMDVSVLYFAIPSISADLEPSGTQQLWIFDIYAFVLAGLLMTMGSLGDRIGSRKLLLFGAAAFGTASLVAAYANSAETLIAARAVLGIGGATLMPSTMALVRTMFTDAGQRAKAVGLWSGVMTGGVALGSVMSGVLVEYFWWGSVFLVNLPAMALLLVLGPILLPESRNPEPGRFDLLSVPLSMAAVLPVIFGLKELTAEGWHPEYVLSVTVGLFFAYLFVQRQRTAKSPLISPALFRGHGFTPAVVLNLISAFGMMGSAYFTTQYIQSVLGKSALEAALWALLPSVLIGVAAPVTTQLVQKGVNRAYVVTAGFVVAACGYGLLALAGTDSMWLVLVGAGVLASGIVTVMSQMMDLALGTVPVGNAGAASSLLETGTEFGGALGMAVLGSIGTAVYRNEVPSDAPAAAHETLGGALAVAQQLPGDAGQALTVAAREAFTSGMQGAAIAGAVLLLGAAALAAATLRKVRVREAETAECETSLV